Proteins from a genomic interval of Chionomys nivalis chromosome 7, mChiNiv1.1, whole genome shotgun sequence:
- the C7H17orf78 gene encoding uncharacterized protein C17orf78 homolog yields the protein MDTILVFSLIIASFDSNKNDPRESSCQVEQLPSFFPKDVRRHKDLVIRVLPEIHTDINEAPFNENQTITTLQCLGSGRRVRVQLAYSEKRPKVKYTLKNLGVFADLHRNSTASPNCHLRPTSQFQNGFLLTAFLPGISHCKVYPAKSRSASSETVPNTTTSTTPRRKEEKTTNTGGFPSPLSQDTDVSLKKRQKWSIVIKALMAAALLLGGVIIIVFVIFEVPCPSPCLRARRLCEWQWLWRRERKEDQQPGTTESQLDSQPEKGSILRIVGQDAPNSSASTTTTGVIITHQTYF from the exons ATGGACACCATCTTAGTCTTCAGTCTAATAATTGCATCCTTTGATTCCAACAAGAACG acCCCAGAGAGAGCAGCTGCCAAGTGGAACAGCTGCCCAGCTTCTTCCCAAAGGATGTGAGAAGACACAAGGATTTGGTAATAAGAG TTCTTCCAGAAATTCACACAGACATCAATGAGGCCCCGTTCAACGAAAATCAGACTATAACTACCCTACAGTGCCTTGGCTCTGGGAGGAGAGTGAGAGTCCAGCTTGCATATTCAGAGAAAAGGCCAAAGGTCAAGTATACGCTGAAGAACCTAGGAGTCTTTGCTGATCTCCATAGAAACAGTACGGCCTCCCCAAACTGTCACCTAAGGCCCACTTCTCAATTTCAGAATGGATTCCTTCTAACAG cttTCTTACCAGGGATCTCTCACTGCAAGGTCTACCCAGCAAAGAGTAGATCTGCTTCATCAGAGACGGTGCCCAATACTACCACCTCCACAACTcctagaagaaaagaagagaaaactacaAACACTGGGGGTTTTCCCAGCCCTTTGTCACAAG ACACAGATGTGTCCttaaagaagaggcagaaatggaGTATTGTCATCAAAGCTCTGATGGCTGCTGCTCTGCTGCTTGGGGGAGTCATCATTATAGTATTTGTCATCTTCGAAGTCCCATGCCCA AGTCCATGCCTCAGAGCCAGAAGGCTGTGTGAATGGCAATGGCtatggagaagggaaagaaaggaagaccagCAACCTGGGACAACTGAGTCCCAGTTGGACTCGCAGCCTGAGAAGGGAAGTATTCTTCGTATA GTTGGACAAGATGCTCCTAACTCTTCAGCCTCAACGACAACTACAGGGGTCATTATAACCCACCAGACATACTTCTGA